Proteins encoded within one genomic window of Formosa agariphila KMM 3901:
- a CDS encoding ABC transporter permease: MFSLVLENIRIAFDSIKGQLLRTILTILIIAIGITALVGILSAVSALENTISSDFSSMGANTFNIQRYEFTARRQAGERQKINPIISYQNIRDFQDQYNYPFTKTSVSFTGTSMAEVKFENEKTDPEVTVIGANENFIQNSGLKVSEGREFNALEVDNNSNVCIIGSDLVKAIFKDENPIDQTISVRGFKFKVIGALESKGSTFGNNQDLRVIMPLQKARSIFTNANINYALSVMVEKKELLEQAQDDAIVSFRNIRGLNPVEENNFGLERSDDLINRIGAITGVLSTAAWIISIITILGSSIALMNIMLVSVSERTREIGVRKALGAKQGTIAFQFFIETIIIGQLGGILGMIIGVLLGVGVSAAFDFQFSMPWSAMIWASVITFLVAIVSGSYPASKASKLDPIESLRYE; encoded by the coding sequence ATGTTTTCACTTGTTTTAGAAAATATCAGAATTGCATTCGATTCTATTAAAGGGCAGCTGCTGCGTACCATTTTAACTATACTAATTATTGCAATTGGAATTACAGCCTTAGTTGGAATTTTAAGCGCCGTTTCTGCTTTAGAAAACACCATTTCTAGCGACTTTTCTTCAATGGGTGCTAACACCTTTAATATTCAACGTTATGAGTTTACGGCGCGTAGACAAGCTGGCGAACGTCAAAAAATAAATCCAATTATAAGTTATCAAAATATTCGCGATTTCCAAGATCAATACAATTATCCGTTTACTAAAACCTCTGTTTCTTTTACGGGAACCTCTATGGCAGAAGTAAAATTTGAAAATGAAAAAACAGACCCTGAAGTTACTGTTATTGGTGCAAACGAAAATTTTATTCAAAACTCTGGACTAAAAGTTAGCGAAGGACGAGAATTTAATGCTTTAGAAGTCGATAACAATTCTAACGTATGTATAATAGGAAGTGATTTAGTAAAAGCTATTTTTAAAGACGAAAATCCAATTGATCAAACCATATCTGTTAGAGGCTTTAAATTTAAAGTTATTGGAGCGTTAGAATCTAAAGGATCCACTTTTGGAAATAATCAAGATTTAAGAGTAATTATGCCGCTTCAAAAAGCACGTTCCATTTTTACCAATGCCAATATAAACTATGCCCTGAGTGTTATGGTTGAAAAAAAGGAATTGTTAGAACAAGCTCAAGACGACGCTATAGTATCTTTTAGAAATATACGTGGATTAAATCCTGTTGAAGAAAACAATTTTGGTTTAGAACGTAGCGATGATCTTATTAATCGAATTGGAGCAATTACAGGAGTGTTATCTACGGCTGCGTGGATTATAAGCATTATTACCATTCTAGGCTCATCTATAGCTTTAATGAATATTATGTTGGTCTCTGTTAGCGAACGTACACGAGAAATTGGTGTACGTAAAGCACTTGGTGCCAAACAAGGAACCATAGCGTTTCAGTTTTTTATAGAAACTATTATTATCGGGCAGTTAGGTGGAATTCTTGGAATGATAATAGGTGTCTTACTTGGTGTAGGCGTTTCAGCGGCATTCGATTTTCAGTTTAGTATGCCATGGTCAGCCATGATATGGGCAAGCGTTATCACATTTTTAGTGGCCATTGTTTCAGGCTCTTACCCAGCATCAAAAGCTTCAAAATTAGACCCTATAGAATCTTTACGTTACGAGTAA
- the hisS gene encoding histidine--tRNA ligase — protein sequence MAQKPSIPKGTRDFNPEQVAKRQYIFKTIQNVFETYGFQPIETPSFENSETLMGKYGDEGDRLIFKILNSGDYLNKVDDALYAEKNSTKITSSISEKALRYDLTVPFARYVVQHQNEIEFPFKRYQMQPVWRADRPQKGRFREFNQCDADVVGSKSLWQEVEFVQLYDAVFTALNLDGVTIKINNRKILAGIAEVIGAQDKLIDFTVALDKLDKIGEEKVKEEMLGKGILQTGIDKLQPLFTLSGSFEAQINSLKDILSTSEEGLKGVEELEFINTGIDTLGLKTATLQLDVTLARGLNYYTGAIFEVSAPESVQMGSIGGGGRYDDLTGIFGLKDVSGVGISFGLDRIYLVLEELQLFPETVNKSVKVLFINFGDTEALYSLQAIQKLRASGINAELYPDAAKMKKQMNHANKRTIPFVVLVGESEMASSVYTLKNMISGEQSKVNLDELISLVK from the coding sequence ATGGCACAGAAACCAAGCATTCCAAAAGGAACACGCGATTTTAATCCGGAACAAGTTGCAAAACGTCAATATATATTTAAAACCATTCAAAATGTATTTGAAACGTATGGTTTTCAACCTATAGAAACGCCGAGTTTTGAAAATTCGGAAACATTAATGGGGAAATACGGAGATGAAGGTGATCGATTAATTTTTAAAATTTTGAATTCTGGTGATTATCTTAACAAAGTTGATGATGCGTTGTATGCCGAAAAGAATTCTACTAAAATAACGTCTAGTATTTCTGAAAAAGCATTGCGTTACGATTTAACTGTGCCGTTTGCGAGATATGTAGTACAACACCAAAACGAAATCGAATTTCCGTTTAAGCGTTACCAAATGCAACCCGTTTGGAGAGCAGATCGTCCGCAAAAGGGACGTTTTAGAGAGTTTAACCAGTGCGATGCAGATGTTGTAGGTTCTAAATCCCTTTGGCAAGAGGTGGAGTTTGTGCAATTGTACGATGCGGTGTTTACCGCATTAAATTTAGACGGTGTAACCATTAAGATTAATAATCGTAAAATATTAGCCGGAATAGCAGAAGTTATTGGAGCTCAAGATAAGCTTATCGATTTTACGGTGGCTCTAGATAAATTAGACAAAATAGGAGAGGAGAAAGTAAAAGAAGAAATGCTTGGGAAGGGTATTCTGCAAACGGGTATTGATAAATTACAGCCACTTTTTACATTGTCTGGATCTTTTGAAGCGCAAATTAATAGTTTAAAAGATATTTTAAGTACGTCTGAAGAAGGATTAAAGGGTGTTGAAGAATTGGAATTCATAAATACAGGAATTGATACACTCGGATTAAAAACAGCAACTTTACAATTAGATGTGACTTTAGCTCGTGGATTAAATTACTATACCGGAGCAATTTTTGAAGTATCTGCACCAGAATCTGTGCAAATGGGATCAATAGGTGGCGGTGGTCGATACGACGATTTAACTGGAATATTTGGTCTTAAAGATGTAAGTGGTGTAGGTATCAGTTTTGGTTTAGATCGTATCTATTTAGTGTTAGAAGAATTACAATTGTTTCCAGAAACTGTGAATAAGAGTGTAAAAGTGCTTTTTATTAACTTTGGAGATACTGAAGCGTTATATAGTTTACAAGCAATTCAGAAATTAAGAGCTTCTGGTATTAATGCTGAATTATACCCAGATGCAGCTAAAATGAAAAAACAGATGAATCATGCCAATAAACGCACTATTCCTTTTGTGGTTTTAGTAGGTGAATCAGAAATGGCTTCTAGCGTATATACTTTAAAGAACATGATTAGCGGTGAACAATCTAAAGTAAATTTAGATGAACTTATAAGTCTAGTAAAATAA